In Acidobacteriota bacterium, the sequence ACCACCAGCCACCACGCGGCCCTCGCCTTTTCCAATTTCGATGTATTCAAGAATTGAAGTGTAGGCGCTCTTGCTCGCCACCGGACCAGTGAAGTTGCGTGGATCCGTGGTCGGACCAACCGTCAATTTCTGGGTGCGTTCCACGACGCGCTCAAGCACAGCGTCATAGACGTCTTCAACAATCACCGCCCGTGAACAGGCTGAACACTTCTGACCAGAAAACCCAAACGCCGCCGCCACAATCCCTTCGGCAGCAGCATCGAGGTCGGCGGTTTCATCCACGACAATCGTGTCTTTTCCGCCCATTTCGGCCACGACGCGCTTGATCCAGAGCTGACCCGGAGAGCGTTTTGCGGCCAGTGCGTTAATCCGCAAGCCAATTTCCATGGAACCGGTAAAAGCAATAAAGCGCGTTTTTGGATGCTCCACCAGAAAATCACCAACGGCACCACCACTACACGGCAGGAAATTCAAAACACCAGCCGGGAGCGAAACCTGTTCGAGCAATTCCACAAATTTTGCGGCAATCACCGGTGTGTCACTGGATGGTTTGAGCACCACAGTGTTTCCAGCCGCAATCGCCGCCGTGGTCATCCCAGCCATAATCGCCAGCGGGAAGTTCCACGGTGGAATCACCACGCCAACCCCAAGCGGAATATAAAATGCCTGGTTGACTTCATTGGGCAACGGCGAAGTCGTCACCCCAATCGGCTCGCCATAGCGCACGGCTTCGCGGGCATAAAACTCCATAAAATCAATGGCTTCAGCCACATCGCCATCAGCTTCGGCCCAGCTTTTGCCGATTTCATACACCAGCCAGGAAGACCAGAGCATTTTTTCGCGACGCATTTTGGCTGCCGCCGCCAGCAGGTATCGCGCCCGGTCCGCCGCCGGCACCCGCCGCCAGCTTTGAAAAGCGGTCGTGGCTGATTCAATCGCTTTGTCGGCCAGTTCACGCGTGGCCCGGTGGACGCTGCCGATTAGTTCATCTGTTTTGGCCGGGTTGATTGACTTGAGCAGATCGCCGGTGGTGTAGCGTTCACCACCAATGATCAATGGATATTCACGACCCAACTGGCCAGCAACGCTATCGAGCGCGCGTTGCATTTCGTTGGCATGAATTTCTTTCGAAAAATCGGTAAACGGTTCGTTCCGAAAGGATGCAATGGTAAAGGTCATACACAGGTCTCCGAAGGGTTTGAAAACAACTCCATCAATGAAAAAAGGAAAGTATGCGTCAGCGTCTGAATGACGCCGTGCTCGATGAAGAAAAGTGGCTTTGTTTAATA encodes:
- the pruA gene encoding L-glutamate gamma-semialdehyde dehydrogenase → MTFTIASFRNEPFTDFSKEIHANEMQRALDSVAGQLGREYPLIIGGERYTTGDLLKSINPAKTDELIGSVHRATRELADKAIESATTAFQSWRRVPAADRARYLLAAAAKMRREKMLWSSWLVYEIGKSWAEADGDVAEAIDFMEFYAREAVRYGEPIGVTTSPLPNEVNQAFYIPLGVGVVIPPWNFPLAIMAGMTTAAIAAGNTVVLKPSSDTPVIAAKFVELLEQVSLPAGVLNFLPCSGGAVGDFLVEHPKTRFIAFTGSMEIGLRINALAAKRSPGQLWIKRVVAEMGGKDTIVVDETADLDAAAEGIVAAAFGFSGQKCSACSRAVIVEDVYDAVLERVVERTQKLTVGPTTDPRNFTGPVASKSAYTSILEYIEIGKGEGRVVAGGGKLEEAGNGYFIQPTVIADVDPQARISQEEIFGPVLALIKAKDFDNALDIANNTEFGLTGALYSQRRERLERARVDFHVGNLYLNRKCTGALVDVHPFGGFNMSGTDSKAGGRDYLLLFLQAKSVAEKF